One Fulvitalea axinellae genomic window carries:
- a CDS encoding GH92 family glycosyl hydrolase, whose product MKTNRIANGLTALVLGALSIACGPDKTKTGMATAAADEDPTVFVDPFVGTGSYGHTYPGASVAHGMVQLSPDNGYSGWDRISGYHYSDTLIGSFSHTHFTGTGVGDLYDVAFMPAVAPFKVAAKINPKKYGEMTGFYSAFSHDDESATPGYYKVLLRDYGITVELTATQRAGLQKYTFPESKDARVSLDVNRAMNWDGTTDAEIRVVNDRRVEGYRKSSGWASDQRIYFVSEFSKPFKKHEAKQFAYGKEKTKRNARAEFFFETEKGETILVRTGISSVSVENARLNLESEMPDFDFDKYRTAAHDDWKEKLSKVTVSGGKKEDKTSFYTAIYQSMLAPTLFSDVNGQYKGVDGETKTTKSKRYDTFSLWDTFRAAHPLYTITEPENVTDMVNSMLDHFDEAGRLPVWSFAGNETDCMIGYHSVPVIVDAYLKGIKGIDGERAFKAMKTTAMMDRKGLETLKSLGYVAQDDEKESVSLTLEYAFDDWCIAQMAKVLGHEKDYAYFTKRANAYRNLYDKETGFMRGRNKDGKWAKGWSPLDYHTGQYIEGNAWQYSWFVPHDPKGHADLMGGYDNYVKKLDAFFHTEHPEPEGGWPVWISGLKGIYVHGNEPGHHAAYLYAYAKAPWKGQKILREIMTELHTAKPDGICGNEDCGQMSAWYAFSAMGFYPANPTGGIYAIGTPIFEKSEIKVAGDKTFTVKAENLSDKNYYIQSATLNGKSYDKAYITHSDITAGGELVFVMGDKPNKNWASSDASLPPSMSGKKLLMAGK is encoded by the coding sequence ATGAAAACAAATCGAATCGCCAACGGGCTTACGGCCCTGGTTTTGGGAGCCCTCAGCATCGCGTGCGGGCCCGACAAAACCAAAACCGGAATGGCCACGGCCGCCGCTGACGAGGACCCGACCGTTTTCGTGGATCCCTTTGTGGGCACCGGCAGTTACGGACACACTTATCCCGGCGCCAGCGTGGCCCACGGTATGGTGCAGTTGAGTCCCGACAACGGTTACTCGGGCTGGGACCGCATATCTGGTTACCATTATTCCGATACTTTGATCGGCAGTTTTAGCCATACACACTTTACCGGCACCGGCGTGGGCGACCTTTACGACGTGGCCTTTATGCCCGCCGTAGCTCCTTTTAAAGTCGCCGCCAAGATAAACCCTAAGAAATACGGGGAAATGACCGGCTTTTACAGCGCCTTCAGCCACGACGACGAAAGCGCCACCCCGGGCTATTACAAAGTGTTATTGCGCGATTACGGCATTACCGTGGAGCTTACCGCCACCCAAAGGGCCGGCTTGCAGAAATACACCTTCCCCGAAAGCAAAGACGCGCGCGTGAGCCTTGACGTAAACCGCGCCATGAACTGGGACGGCACCACCGACGCGGAAATCCGTGTGGTGAACGACCGCCGCGTGGAAGGTTACCGCAAATCATCGGGTTGGGCTTCGGACCAAAGGATTTACTTTGTTTCCGAATTCTCTAAGCCTTTCAAAAAACACGAGGCCAAGCAGTTCGCCTACGGCAAAGAGAAAACGAAAAGAAACGCCCGCGCGGAGTTCTTTTTCGAAACTGAAAAGGGCGAAACGATTTTGGTTCGTACCGGTATCTCGTCGGTTAGCGTCGAAAACGCCCGTCTGAATCTCGAATCCGAAATGCCGGACTTCGATTTTGACAAATACCGCACGGCCGCGCACGACGACTGGAAAGAAAAACTCAGCAAAGTAACCGTAAGCGGAGGCAAGAAGGAAGACAAAACGAGCTTCTACACGGCCATTTACCAAAGTATGTTGGCCCCTACTCTTTTCAGCGACGTTAACGGCCAATACAAAGGCGTGGACGGAGAGACTAAGACCACGAAAAGCAAACGTTACGACACCTTTTCGCTGTGGGACACTTTCCGCGCGGCGCATCCGCTTTACACCATTACCGAGCCCGAGAACGTGACGGATATGGTGAACTCCATGCTCGATCACTTCGATGAGGCCGGCCGCCTTCCTGTCTGGTCTTTCGCCGGCAACGAGACCGACTGCATGATCGGTTACCACTCCGTTCCCGTTATCGTTGACGCTTACCTCAAGGGCATCAAGGGCATCGACGGCGAGCGCGCTTTCAAGGCCATGAAGACTACGGCCATGATGGACCGCAAAGGCTTGGAAACTTTGAAAAGCCTGGGTTACGTGGCGCAAGACGACGAAAAGGAATCCGTTTCCCTTACGCTCGAATACGCTTTCGACGATTGGTGCATCGCGCAGATGGCCAAAGTGTTGGGGCATGAAAAGGATTACGCCTATTTCACTAAAAGGGCCAACGCTTACCGCAACCTTTACGACAAGGAAACCGGATTTATGCGCGGCAGAAACAAAGACGGCAAGTGGGCAAAAGGTTGGTCTCCGTTGGATTACCACACGGGCCAGTACATCGAAGGCAACGCTTGGCAGTACTCTTGGTTCGTGCCTCACGATCCGAAAGGACACGCCGACCTTATGGGCGGTTATGATAACTACGTGAAAAAGCTTGACGCTTTCTTCCACACCGAACATCCGGAGCCCGAAGGCGGATGGCCTGTTTGGATCAGCGGCCTCAAAGGCATTTACGTACACGGTAACGAGCCGGGCCATCACGCCGCTTATCTTTACGCCTACGCCAAAGCGCCTTGGAAAGGACAAAAGATCTTGCGCGAAATCATGACGGAGCTTCACACCGCCAAGCCTGACGGCATCTGCGGCAACGAAGATTGCGGACAAATGAGCGCTTGGTACGCTTTCAGCGCTATGGGCTTCTATCCCGCCAATCCTACCGGAGGCATTTACGCTATCGGTACTCCTATTTTCGAAAAGTCGGAGATCAAAGTTGCCGGAGACAAGACCTTTACCGTAAAGGCCGAGAACCTTTCGGACAAAAACTATTACATCCAGAGCGCTACGCTTAACGGAAAAAGTTATGACAAGGCCTACATCACCCACTCCGATATCACCGCCGGTGGCGAGTTGGTATTCGTAATGGGCGACAAGCCGAACAAAAACTGGGCGAGCTCCGACGCTAGCCTTCCACCTTCTATGAGTGGAAAAAAACTTCTTATGGCCGGAAAGTAA